The sequence TTCTGACGTTGACGACGACAAAAACTACAGCGCTAAAGGGCACGTCATCAATACCATCAGTGTAAGAAATAATTGATTATTCGGTTTCTGTTGATTAGATCTCTTCCCTTGAGAATTGTCTTTTTTTACCGTTTTCTTTATCTCGTTACGACTCCTCTGTCTTTCAGGATGTGGAGGAAAGCTTGCTAGAGGATGAGCCTGTGGACATTGAGAGTGTGGAGGACAATGCAAAGAAGAACACCACTCCACAATTGAAGGAAAAACGCACTAAAGAGGTGGAACGACCTTTTATTCCTTCCTTCAAATATGGTTATGCTGTGATTTCAGTGTCCATGGTTGTAATTTGCGGTGTTTTTGGTTCAATGTTGCCATTAGCACTGGGACTTGCACAACAAATATGAGAGACAACGCTGTGCTGAGTTTCGGAAGAGCTTTAAAGCCCTGATAGAGACTTTGGACCTTGGCAACCCGACACCTACTAATGTTTTCATCCTAGGGCAGGTAAGACTAccgatgcatcccaaatggcaccctgttccctatatagtgcactacttttgaccagtgcccataggACCCATAACACCTCAGAGCTTGCCTACGCTCTCCAGAGAACTCTTGTATCACATGATTTACCATGCCATACGGTACATTTCAATCGGTGGTGTAGGCATCCACATTACATGGATGCCATTACATTACTCCCAAGTGGCACTGCGGTcttaaggcactacatctcagtgctagaggtgtcactccAGACTGGTGATACGGCCCAGGATCGAACAACTGGCCGTGATTTGgagtccgggttaagggagggtttagccggtgtagggcgtcattgtaaataagaatttgttctcaactgacttgccttgttaaataaaggttcaataaaacataataaacatgATACAACTTTAATCAAACTTATACGTCCTCCAgcgattttatttttaatttttttttaaataaatgttttacttttaaaaacTTTTACTGTTGAAAAAACATTTCcagtaaagaaaaaaaaaaagttttacgccaaattatatatatttttgggacacaactgcaaacttcaaggagttggtctgatggggATTCGTGATGTCATCGGCCTCCCTCCTTGCTTGAGGAACAACAGAGGAGCAGTAGAGAACAAACGAGGAAAAGCTCACCCCTCTTCTGCCATGTCATGATGAAACTTGGACCACTTATTAAGATGTGCATTTTGTTAAGTAAATTAGGTGATCAATGAgctgaaaaggagactggagtgaGACTTTCAATATTGATTGTTGTGAGTGTTAAGTAAAATAAGCTATGGCCATTTCAATTTTTCTTGATGCTTTTGTTTAGGAAATGATTGTCATATTCAGGGAAGTTAGCAGACTAATTCATTGACGCTGCCTTGTGACATACAGTACCTCCCAGAACTGCATCAAGTTTTATTTAGTCAGTAACCTCTTCACTAAATGATACCAAGTATTGTCTGTTATTTAACAGGCCCGAAAACAAGTCATTGACCTGAGAGACAAATGCGAACGCCTGGAAAAACTGAAGAGTGCGCTGACCGAAGAACGAGCTGCTTATATCAAGAAAATCTCCCAGAAATCTGGTAATGGGCCTTACATTtgactatcctctcctctccagtctcttccTCCGGTAACActggcctgctgtctctctctacaggaaAGACAGAGGAGCTCATCCTCAGGAAACTTCAGGACATCTCTACCAAACAGAAGAACATGGACGTGATGTTCAAAGGGAAGCTGAGAGCGGCGTCCTCAGCCCCCTCGTCATCATTCTTACCCAATAAAGCCATCTCACCCAGCAGCACTCAACAGCCTAAGCCAAAATCCCTGGCTCCCGGTCTGAAGTTAAAGGTGGTACCCACCCCTGTCCCACACTCTATCCCCCCACAGCCTGCACCCAAACAACCCAAGACAAGTCCCATCATCTCCCCACCCTCCAGGAAACCCCTCTCAACGTGTCGTTCTCCAGGTGAAAGGACAAGACCTAACATCCTGTCTCGCAGGAAACCACAACCTCCCCTAGGTAAGTCACCCCTCCCTCTGACCGTGTGGCTGTCCTAGCTGCACCAAATGGGTCAGGCTGACTGCAGATCTAGAGACTGAACTTCCATGGGAAGAAATAAAGCACTGTCAATAATTTGCATTTTGTTTTTCTGCCTCCCCAACAGATTCCCCACCTGTTCATGCTCGGTTTCTCCCTCCTCAAATGCTGTCTATAGTGGGGGGAGTGATACCATCTCAGCAGGGGATCACTAAGAGCCCAATGCAGCctgccagttctctgctgccggtAGGACGCGTCACTGGAATCGAAATGCAACAGTCTCTAATACCAGGTAGGCTTTCAGTGACTCAATGTACTCAAAGTTGCATACcactttttttgttgatttctgATTCTGATTCTTCTTAAATTTCTTTTTTTAGGTGTCGCTTCAGTTACCATCTGTATCCCCTCAATGTCACAACCCATTTCTCTCACTCCACCTCGTAATATCCTCAACAGGGGAGGTAACTTCCGACACGTTTTTACCGCTTGGATGTAGATATCTATGAATCTGATTAGGTTAGCTGAATGTTATGCCATTGAGACAAAACCTTTATTTTGTTTCCTATTTTTCAGGTCCTCATATCGCCAATGTGATTTCATTGGTCAAAGCCCCTCCATGTGTGGCAGGGGGGGCTCCGAGGAGGCCATCTCCAGTGAAGGGAAGTGGACTGGAGGACGGGGAGGTGCTGGGGAAGCAGCTGGACCACTCTGGAGACGGTGTAAAGATCAACGACGCAGACAGGAACTCGGATGAGGAGGACGAAGACAACGAAGAAGGTGACGTTGAAGACGAGAGTCTGACGTCTCTCCTCAACGAGATCGTCTTCCTCAACCAGCAGATGACCACAGACAACATCAGCCCCAGTGGTCTTCCAGTGGTCACCCACAAACCAGCCACTGAGCCTGGGGAGGTTGGTACGGACCggtcctcaccaccaccaccgcaggCAGAGAAGGAAATCATCAGAGATGGAGATGACGAGCGCTCCCTCAGCCCCTTGTTTCTGAGACTTGACGAGGACCTTCTGGGGCTGAAAGAGAGACAAGGCCAGGATGAGGCTTCCAAAGGCCCAGGCCTGCCAGTGCCACAGGCAGAGGACCTTAAAGTGGGTTCTGGATCCAACGAGAAACCATCAGACACAGGTTCTGCTCCTGCTCCGATTGTCAATGGGCACAGCCCACAAGGACCAACATGCACTGCAAAAGGTCACGGTGTACTTCAAAAGGCATTGACCCCGCCTCCACTGCTGCAGATGAAAGTTGGCGTGGCCAAGGTGCTGGAGACCAATGATATGCCGGGGGATGCCCTAGCCCCGCCCCCGCTACTGCAGATGAGGCCAATGCCGAGGCTAGCCCCACTAGGACTAAAGAGCAACCCTCAGACGTAGAACTAAGCACTAACTAACTCGGGGTCAATGTTGTAGCCATCTCTCCTCAAGACCCTTACTCACATGGGTCGTAATCATTTGTCACCAAACTGACTGAAACAGGGTTGTACttctacctgaacttgtccaataagaaatgttcATTTTTGTTTTTCTGTTGCAAAAAGTTTCACCACGATGTGCTGTAATAAATATGACCCTTATGTGGCTCAACCAATCAGGGATAACTACATTTAAAGGTACAATGTAGCCGTTTTTATCTCTGTCAAATAATTTCTTGGTAACATTTAAGTAGCTTACAATGATTGTTTTCAGTTAACAGGGTCAAAAATagtttcttagcaaagagcaatttcttatGCAAATTTGCTAGGGGAAAACGAGCGGTTATTGGTATATTAACTTATTTATTTCCTGGTGACGTCAACAGGCAGGCCAAAACACCATCCTACCAAAATGGGTAGAAATGTATATTCAAACCACTCTTACACTAAAAGCGCATGATcagaattttcacaatttcacagtattaatCCAACCTCAGTGTGTAAATATATCTAAAACACAGGGCCTTTGAGATCCTTgtaaaaaactgtttttatttatgtCTTCtgcacatttgttttgttttataagCGGCACTACCTAACGTGCCTATTGGATATCCAAAGATGTTTGTTTGTATCAATATATACATTATATTGACTTGAAATGCAGACTGACATGACACTGTTCTGACAGTCAGGAGTCATGTTTTTCTCTTCAAATTAGtcgatttggctatttcagccacaccagttggtgcaaatgtataaaatcgagcacacaaccatgcaatctccattgacaaacattggcagtagaatggccttaagagctcagtgactttcaacgtggcaccgtcacaggatgccacctttccaacaagtcagtttgtcaaatttctgccctgctagagctgccccagtcaactaagtgctgttattgtgaagtggtaacgtctaggagcaacaacggctcagctatgaagtgttaggccacacaagctcaaacaGGACCGCTGTAGCGCGTTGCGTGTAAATATAATCAGTCCTcggctgcaacactcactactgagttccaaacggcctctgaaagcaatgtcagcacaataactgttcgttagGAGCTTCATAAAATtagttttcatggccgagcagctgcacccCAAccaaagatcaccatgcgcaatgccaagtgtccgctggagtggtgtaaaacttgcCGCTTTGGACTCtgcagcagtggaaacacgttctctgtagcgatgaatcacgcttcactatctggcagtccgacggactaatctggtttggcggatgccaggagaacgctacctaccccattgcatagtttggtggaggaggaatagtagtctggggctgtttttcatgattcgggctaggcttcttagttccagtgaagggaaatcttatcgctacagcatacaatgacattcttctgtgcttccaactttgtggcaacagtttggggaaggccctttcctgtccctgcagcaatgttccaacatctagttgggctcctgagtggtgcagcgggcgaaggcactgcatctctgtgcaagaggtcgtcactacagaccctggttcgaatccaggctgtatcacatccggccatggttggaagtcccatagggcggcacacatttggcccagcgttggccggggtaggccgtcattgtaaattaagaatttgttcttaactgacttgcctaaataaaggttacattaaaatatatatatatataaaataaagctttctcagaagagtggaggctgttattgcagcaaaggggggaccaactccatattaatgcccatgattttggaatgagatgttcgacgagcagatgtccacatacctttggtcatgtagtgtatgagggtatgtttgtatgtaggAGAGCATGTATATGCATACttataagggttaaggtttgtcattttggtcacgtagtgtatctagaatcagtttagccttttagatcataaggaATAAGCTTAAAAACGGACCCCGATCTGTTGCTTTTCTTCCCCTTATTTTAAAGAGGAGATGCAGTGAATTTCGCATAATATTAAGCTACCAGGAACTCAACATTTTAAGGGTGTCCAGTATGTTCTGGCTTTAGAGTATATATCTACCATCAGAGAAAGATGATCTGTAGACAGATAGCCGATAGTGCTGATGCTGTTTGTGTTCatagtactatactgtactgttgagTGTATATGACTGTTTCAGAGGCCCTGTCTCCATATTGGAGTAGAGTAGGCCCTGTCTGCCatatctttgtgtttgttgcaagGAAGGTTCTCGGTCGTAGTGAATTAAGCCTTAAAGGTTAAGGGACATTTCATCTGTTTTTGTCTGGCACGCTGTTTGCTACACTAACCACTGTGTGCACTGCAGACAAATCTCAACCTAAACTTAATAAGCAATATCCTAATAGGTCTCTGTAGGATGAATAGGTCATTGAATCTGCAGTCCTTGTGACCTTTTTAAGAGCAGCTTTACTTGTTTAGTGATGTATGTAATAATCGGACCCTGACATTCACTATATAATAGGAGTAGAGAAggctgtcccaaatggaacactgttccctatatagtgcactacttttggtcaaaaatagtgcactttattagggaatagggtgccaattgggaatagcgtgccatttgccATTTGTTAAATTGGGGGAAATACATTTGCTGTAATTATTTTTATGCTGCTAAGAGGTAAGCTTGCAGAATTAAAAGCCAACCCTCTTGTTAAACAGCATCAATACTTTTCTTTGCTAGAAGCATGAAGTGTAGATTTAATTTCTGTATAAagtataaaatacatgtttttataaTAATAGGCCATGTAAATAATTCGGTTTTTTTTCCCACTTTTAAGActgtttttcttcttctgatAATGGAGTTGTTTTTGTAAAGGTATTTCTGATATTTTTATATGGTGTCAATAACCGTTATGTTTAGGATGTTGGCATAAGAGAAATGAAGACTCCTTGAAATAAAATCTAACAATGAACGTGGGCTGCCTAGATATACATTTCTGACGCAGTTACATTGTGTTATATGATTTGAACAGTAATATTACTCTAAAGATTGAGTGACTTACTGTAACTGTACATATTACTTTGAACATATATGAAAAGGTATTACAGGAATATTGTGAAAGAACATGCATGGGTAGCTGATCGTTAAAACGCTAAGTAATCTTCTCATGTTGGTTTCATTTGCCCTTTTTAAATATGTGGGAAGAGAGAGCTCTGACATTTTCCCAATTGACCCATGGGATCTAATTGCAAACTAATGACCTTATTCATTACCGGGCAATATCTTTAATTTCCCATGCGAAATTGAATTCGTAGCAAAAgcatatcccaaatggcaccccatttcctatatagtgcactatttctgaccaaagccctatgggccccggccaaaagtagtgcgctgTAAAGGGAATGGGGTGCGATTTGGGACGTAGCCATGATCTTGTGAAGTAATGATGCCATGGTGTGATAAAAAGCTGGGAACAAAGTTGCAGAACACTTAAAAGGTTCTCTCAAGTACAGCTGCGTTCTTCAAGGGTAAGTTTTGATCAGAACTATCTCCATGTGACTTCAGTTTTATTATACATGTTTCAGTTATTTCTTCTACGTTGTCTGAAAGTTTGCTCAAAGTTGTTTATGAATGTTAGAATGAAGACATTTATTATCCTTGTTATTGTTACAAAAGTGTGATTTCATATCAGAAATGAGAATATTACTCTAGAGTATGTCTTCCCCAGTGTATTGCTATTTTATTATAAATTGTGATTTGACTGATGATTTGAATTTGTAATTGTTTGATCTGACACATTTGTTCAATTATCAGTTGATACAGGAACTCTGTTGAAAAGAACATGTCTGAAAAGGACTCCGTCCCCAGCTGGTTATTGCGAAAAAACAGCACATGGTCAATTATTGAAGACCTTTCCCTGCCCTTAGTCCCCTTCGAGGACTGCAGCTCAACCCGCAACTACGCTGCAACCATCATTCCTCCATTCTACCATACCCTCTCACTGCTCGGTATCTTTGGAAACGTCTGTAGCCTGGTGATCTGCCTCAAACCGTCTCGACCTTGGAGTATCGGCTCCATCGGAGTACTGAACCTAGCTCTGTGTGACCTAGCGTACCTGGCCTCCATACCGCCCAGGGCTATCTATGTAAGTGAGAACTATGACTGGAGCATGGGCAGTTCACTGTGCATCCTGAGTAACATACTCCACTTTGTAGGTCTGACCTCCAGCACCATGTTTATCTGTGTTGTCAGCACCGACCGCTTCCTGGCTATTGTCTTCCCACTCGAGTCACGGATGGTCCGCACCCCCCGCAACGCTGCCCTGGTCTCACTGCTCCTATGGGCCATTACCATCCTGCTCATTTACCTAAGCTATCCTAACATCAACTACAGGGAGCGGAAGAGCGGCATCCGCTACTGTGGAACTGTGGTGACCTCAAGGTTCAGGTACAGCACAGCCACCTACAATCTGTTATCCTACTACTCTGTGCAGGTGTCTGTTCCCTTGTTCCTCATCATCCCTTCCTATGTGAAGATTATAGCCCGGATGAGGCATTCGCGGCAGCAGTGGGCTGCAGGCAACATGCAAGGCCGGGGGGACAAGACCATCTGGCTGATTGCAGTTTTCATAGCCAATTTCTTTGTGTGCTGGGTACCAGGGCAGTTGCTCCATATTATAGCATGCATCATCTTCTTCACGTTGTATGACCACACTAATACGTGTAGGGTGGCCAATGTTGTGAACCTCCTAGTGGAGTCATCCCAGTTACTCTACTGCCTCAATGCTATTCTGGATCCCTTTATTTTCCACATCCAAGAGGGGCTTTGGGAGCTGGTCAGTAAAGCATTAGAGTCTGTTGGTTGTAGAGTCTGTTGGGGTAATTATGCATGGAGTGGAAAGAAACATTTTGGAGGACCTCCTTCAGTCAGTGTAGTCCAACTGAGCTGAGATGTGCTTTTAGATGCATTTTGTCTGCGGTCTGCTGCTAGAGTGATGCAGAGAAAATGTAGGCAAATGATGCATGCATTTAGCCTGGTTACCAGTCTGTTCAGATATTACATTCCACTCCAGAGACTGGGCTTTCTTAGAATATTCATATTACAtctgttttttcttcttcaatcATTTATTTGTTTTGGTGACATTTTTACAAGTAtatggtacattttcacaactcatAATACAAGactcaaaacagatcatcaaaaaggcAGTTTTTTAAAAACATCATCAATTGACTAACTATTTTggtttgtctactatatacagatTTTGAAGTCTATAGAATGGAATTGTATGTTTGTAAAGTATACAAATATATACCAgacttatatacagtaccagtcaaaagtttgcacacaccCTACtcagttttctttatttttaatattttctacattgtagaataatagtcatgaaataacacattttatttgatttatttcacctttatttaaccaggtaggcaagttgagaacaagttctcatttacaattgcgacctggccaagataaagcaaagcagttcgacatatacaacgacagagttacacatggagaaaaaacaaacatacagtcaataatacagtataaacaagtctttgtacgatgtgagcaaatgtgagataagggaggtaaaggcaacaaaaaaaaaggtcATGGTgacgaagtaaatacaatatagcaagtaaatgGAATGGaagcatgtagtaaccaaaaatgtttttaaacatatcaaaatatattttaggttcttcaaagtagccaccctttgccttgatgaccgctttgcacactcttggcattctctcaaccagctttacctgcaatgcttttccaacagtcttgaaggagttccaacatatgctgagtacttgaaGGCTGCTTTTCCTTGgccaaatagtccttacacagtctggaggtgaaaaacaaatgataaccagcatggctaagtgtgccttgaattcaaaataaatcacagaccatgtcaccagcaaagcaccatcacaccaccacctccatgcttcacggtgcttctcatgtttcttggcctaagcaagtctcttcttattggcgTTGGGGGTTTTTCACACTGCTTTACTACAGTAAAATTGCATTGGCCAGGAGTATACTATGTTCCCTGCCATTTATGTAGCAGATTCTTTCATCCAAAGTGACTACAGTAAATGCTTAAAATCAAACCCTGTTGTTACTAGTGTCATTCACAGCTGAGCCACACAAGAACATTACGATACTTTAAAATGCAATACATGGTTACCATATGATTGTGGAAGATGTCTGCACACCTTGTTTGCCCACACATGGGATAGAAAAAAATGCACATTTGATTTTCAGTCAATTTTGATGGGTAGTGCAAGTGAAAAGCCGGTGAAAACTGCAATGTACTGGAGCATATTACTGTCAGCCCTTCAAGGGGCAATTTTGAAACATGTGTCTTGCATTTTTTTTTGCCATTGGATTAATGGGTTGTTAAAACCAACTACATTGAGAAGAAATCAtaatgttgtgttttggtgatttAAACCAATGTTTGTTATATTTCAA is a genomic window of Oncorhynchus tshawytscha isolate Ot180627B linkage group LG11, Otsh_v2.0, whole genome shotgun sequence containing:
- the LOC112262445 gene encoding type-1 angiotensin II receptor A; translation: MSEKDSVPSWLLRKNSTWSIIEDLSLPLVPFEDCSSTRNYAATIIPPFYHTLSLLGIFGNVCSLVICLKPSRPWSIGSIGVLNLALCDLAYLASIPPRAIYVSENYDWSMGSSLCILSNILHFVGLTSSTMFICVVSTDRFLAIVFPLESRMVRTPRNAALVSLLLWAITILLIYLSYPNINYRERKSGIRYCGTVVTSRFRYSTATYNLLSYYSVQVSVPLFLIIPSYVKIIARMRHSRQQWAAGNMQGRGDKTIWLIAVFIANFFVCWVPGQLLHIIACIIFFTLYDHTNTCRVANVVNLLVESSQLLYCLNAILDPFIFHIQEGLWELSDAEKM